Proteins encoded by one window of Streptomyces clavuligerus:
- a CDS encoding GNAT family N-acetyltransferase, translating into MSIESPESPAHARAAVYERTVDGFGAVRLVRLVPDTDADLVHGWVSEERARYWGMVGHTREQVRDIYAYVDSLATHHAFLALRDGEPVALFQTYDPAADPVGECYEVLPGDFGVHLLVGGATGGQQRGFTGALLRAFTGFAFSDPATLRIVVEPDVRNEKALARLVRAGFELGPEIDKPEKRARLAFLSREAAAGQG; encoded by the coding sequence GTGTCCATTGAATCCCCTGAATCCCCCGCGCACGCCCGCGCGGCCGTGTACGAGCGGACCGTCGACGGCTTCGGCGCCGTCCGGCTCGTCCGGCTGGTCCCGGACACCGACGCCGACCTGGTCCACGGCTGGGTCTCCGAAGAGCGCGCCCGCTACTGGGGCATGGTCGGCCACACCCGCGAACAGGTGCGGGACATCTACGCGTACGTCGACTCCCTCGCCACCCACCACGCCTTTCTCGCCCTGCGGGACGGGGAGCCGGTGGCCCTCTTCCAGACCTACGACCCGGCGGCCGACCCGGTCGGCGAGTGCTACGAGGTCCTGCCCGGCGACTTCGGGGTGCATCTGCTGGTCGGCGGTGCCACCGGGGGGCAGCAGCGGGGCTTCACGGGCGCGCTGCTCCGGGCGTTCACGGGCTTCGCCTTCAGCGACCCCGCGACGCTGCGCATCGTGGTGGAGCCGGACGTCCGCAACGAGAAGGCCCTCGCCCGGCTGGTCCGGGCGGGCTTCGAGCTGGGGCCGGAGATCGACAAGCCGGAGAAGCGGGCCC
- a CDS encoding penicillin acylase family protein: MKVYRDDWGIPHLRADGADELAFAQGYATAVDRAWQIEVDRRRAEGTSAAFLGTSAVGWDRFARRARIDDTARRCFEGLEPATAAWVTRYTDGVNAGLARGARRAPQFAASGLVPGRWRPWHPLGIWLSAHVLFAGFPAKFWREEVARTLGEESIDLFATDARGSGSNGWLVTGERTASGAALIAGDPHRIIEDLGVYQQIHLACDEFDVVGLAVPGVPGIAHFGHTGSVAWAITNAMADYQDLYRERLRTGADGVEALGPDGWRPAAVHTGTIEVAGGEPVPVEVIETERGPLVMGGPGDPESYSLRTPSRVTGDIGFDALPALLRARTVDDVDRAFGRWAEPVNVVQAADTSGGLLHRVAGRVPVRHPGNRRRPVPAWEAAHVWQGWDRMPRRAVDRAGAGAGAGIAVMANARGIATPLGVEFAPPHRADRIRSLLGARTGWTAGDMAPIHMDTLLESARPLLALLAPLDGLSERAARLRDRLTGWDRRMDADSADAARYAELRSAVVRRIAADPALAPLAARVADSPHPDELRPWLAFVPRVAFALEGLLTSTALPELDRPAAVRAALEEVALEEVTAGDGPGATWGERHRLAPWQALPAEPDGGWPGLSGDHDCVLSTISLPGVVDHSWRGPAARYVWDLADRDNSLWVVPFGASGVDGDPHRRDQLPLWLTGGLVPVITDWNRLTEENRVH; the protein is encoded by the coding sequence ATGAAGGTGTACCGCGACGACTGGGGCATCCCGCATCTCCGGGCCGACGGCGCGGACGAACTCGCGTTCGCCCAGGGGTACGCCACCGCCGTCGACCGGGCCTGGCAGATCGAGGTCGACCGGCGCCGCGCCGAGGGCACGTCGGCCGCCTTCCTGGGCACCTCCGCCGTCGGCTGGGACCGCTTCGCCCGCCGGGCCCGCATCGACGACACGGCCCGGCGCTGCTTCGAGGGCCTGGAGCCCGCCACGGCGGCGTGGGTCACCCGTTACACGGACGGGGTCAACGCCGGACTGGCCCGGGGCGCCCGGCGCGCCCCGCAGTTCGCCGCGAGCGGGCTCGTCCCCGGCCGCTGGCGGCCCTGGCACCCGCTGGGCATCTGGCTCTCGGCCCATGTCCTGTTCGCGGGCTTCCCCGCCAAGTTCTGGCGCGAGGAGGTGGCACGGACGCTCGGCGAGGAGTCGATCGACCTCTTCGCCACCGACGCGCGCGGCTCGGGCAGCAACGGCTGGCTCGTGACCGGCGAGCGCACCGCGAGCGGCGCCGCCCTGATCGCCGGTGACCCGCACCGGATCATCGAGGATCTGGGCGTCTATCAGCAGATCCATCTGGCCTGCGACGAGTTCGACGTGGTGGGCCTGGCGGTGCCGGGCGTCCCCGGGATCGCCCATTTCGGGCACACCGGATCGGTGGCCTGGGCGATCACCAACGCCATGGCGGACTACCAGGACCTGTACCGGGAGCGGCTGCGCACCGGGGCGGACGGGGTGGAGGCGCTGGGCCCCGACGGCTGGCGGCCCGCGGCGGTCCACACCGGGACCATCGAGGTCGCGGGCGGCGAGCCGGTGCCGGTCGAGGTGATCGAGACCGAGCGCGGCCCCCTTGTCATGGGCGGCCCCGGCGACCCGGAGAGCTACAGCCTGCGCACCCCTTCCCGGGTCACCGGGGACATCGGCTTCGACGCCCTGCCCGCGCTGCTGCGGGCCAGGACCGTGGACGATGTCGACCGGGCGTTCGGCCGCTGGGCGGAGCCGGTCAACGTGGTCCAGGCGGCGGACACCTCGGGCGGGCTGCTGCACCGGGTCGCCGGGCGGGTCCCGGTGCGCCACCCCGGGAACCGGCGGCGGCCCGTCCCGGCCTGGGAGGCGGCCCATGTCTGGCAGGGCTGGGACCGGATGCCGCGCCGCGCCGTCGACCGGGCCGGGGCCGGGGCCGGGGCCGGGATCGCCGTCATGGCCAACGCGCGGGGCATCGCGACACCTCTCGGCGTCGAGTTCGCGCCGCCGCACCGGGCCGACCGCATCCGCTCCCTGCTCGGCGCGCGCACGGGCTGGACCGCCGGGGACATGGCCCCCATCCACATGGACACCCTGCTGGAGTCCGCCCGGCCGCTGCTCGCCCTGCTGGCCCCGCTGGACGGGTTGAGCGAGCGGGCGGCCCGGCTGCGGGACCGGCTCACCGGCTGGGACCGCCGGATGGACGCCGACAGCGCGGACGCCGCCCGCTACGCGGAGCTGCGCTCGGCCGTGGTGCGGCGGATCGCGGCGGACCCCGCGCTCGCGCCCCTGGCCGCCCGGGTCGCGGACTCGCCCCACCCGGACGAACTGCGGCCCTGGCTCGCCTTCGTCCCCCGGGTGGCCTTCGCCCTGGAGGGGTTGCTGACCTCCACCGCGCTGCCGGAGCTGGACCGCCCGGCGGCGGTCCGGGCCGCGCTCGAAGAGGTCGCGCTCGAAGAGGTCACGGCCGGGGACGGCCCGGGGGCCACCTGGGGCGAGCGGCACCGGCTCGCCCCCTGGCAGGCCCTGCCCGCCGAGCCGGACGGGGGCTGGCCCGGACTCTCCGGCGACCACGACTGCGTGCTCTCCACCATCAGCCTCCCAGGCGTGGTGGACCACAGCTGGCGCGGTCCCGCCGCCCGCTATGTCTGGGATCTGGCGGACCGTGACAACAGCCTCTGGGTGGTGCCGTTCGGCGCCTCCGGAGTGGACGGCGACCCGCACCGGCGCGATCAGCTCCCGCTGTGGCTGACGGGCGGGCTCGTCCCCGTCATCACCGACTGGAACCGACTCACCGAGGAGAACCGTGTCCATTGA
- a CDS encoding siderophore-interacting protein yields MGHGWEGVVLKLLRGKDFTFTVTGAEQVTDRFRRVRLTDGGMLARTGVHPTMWVRIWFDNGGRPHQRAYTLVDPDPVAGTFSLEFALHDGCASDWARAARPGDTVEATLQGTGFTAPAPPPGRLLVVGDPASLPAVNSLLDAFPGVPATLWFETSHRSDERLPIRLDDTVHDVRRVPREDGGRRLVDEVVSALPALLDGCADPYLWIACDTATTRALAGYARKELGLPKERVDALGYWRAA; encoded by the coding sequence ATGGGGCATGGCTGGGAGGGCGTGGTACTCAAACTGCTGCGCGGCAAGGACTTCACCTTCACGGTGACCGGGGCCGAGCAGGTCACGGACCGCTTCCGGCGGGTGCGTCTGACCGACGGCGGGATGCTGGCGAGGACCGGGGTCCACCCCACCATGTGGGTCCGGATCTGGTTCGACAACGGGGGCAGGCCCCATCAGCGCGCCTACACCCTCGTCGACCCGGACCCCGTCGCGGGGACCTTCAGCCTGGAGTTCGCCCTGCACGACGGGTGCGCCAGCGACTGGGCCCGCGCCGCGCGGCCCGGCGACACGGTGGAGGCCACCCTCCAGGGCACCGGGTTCACCGCCCCCGCGCCACCGCCCGGACGGCTCCTCGTCGTCGGCGACCCGGCCTCGCTCCCGGCGGTCAACTCCCTGCTGGACGCCTTCCCGGGGGTGCCCGCGACCCTCTGGTTCGAGACCTCGCACCGCTCGGACGAACGGCTGCCGATCCGGCTCGACGACACCGTCCACGACGTGCGCCGCGTCCCGCGCGAGGACGGCGGCCGCCGACTGGTGGACGAGGTCGTCTCCGCCCTCCCCGCCCTGCTGGACGGCTGCGCGGACCCCTATCTCTGGATCGCCTGCGACACGGCGACGACCCGTGCCCTGGCCGGGTACGCCCGCAAGGAGCTGGGGCTCCCCAAGGAGCGTGTCGACGCGCTCGGTTACTGGCGGGCCGCCTGA
- a CDS encoding VOC family protein, protein MSSAPRFVLRSLVIDCADAHRLAAFWADLLGWTVRASEPDWVQLRSPDGSLGLSFQTEAEYAPPSWPERPGRQQKMLHLDIQVDDLDAAVRHALRLGATEPAEPSGCTGSSGPGGPEGSGDLRVLLDPAGHPFCLFLHVVS, encoded by the coding sequence ATGTCCTCCGCCCCCCGTTTCGTCCTGCGCAGTCTGGTGATCGACTGTGCCGACGCCCACCGTCTCGCCGCGTTCTGGGCCGATCTCCTCGGCTGGACGGTCCGGGCGAGCGAGCCCGACTGGGTCCAGCTCCGTTCGCCCGACGGCTCCCTCGGTCTGTCGTTCCAGACCGAGGCGGAGTACGCGCCGCCGAGCTGGCCCGAACGGCCGGGGCGGCAGCAGAAGATGCTGCATCTGGACATCCAGGTCGACGATCTCGACGCGGCGGTCCGGCACGCGCTCCGGCTCGGCGCGACCGAGCCCGCCGAGCCCTCCGGGTGCACCGGGTCCTCCGGGCCCGGCGGTCCTGAGGGATCCGGCGATCTGCGGGTCCTGCTCGACCCCGCCGGCCACCCCTTCTGTCTGTTTCTTCATGTTGTGTCATGA
- a CDS encoding GNAT family N-acetyltransferase, giving the protein MDALRVVRATAADSDRLTAMVRGARAYEGEYAAMVAGYLVEPAYIEAHPVFLAVDGRGTLLGFYSLLLGGAELDLMFVADGAQGLGIGRRLIVHMLGEARAAGLTSVRVVSHPPSEGFYRSVGAERVGVSPAQPPKVTWERPELVFPVPAPG; this is encoded by the coding sequence ATGGACGCCCTGCGCGTGGTCCGGGCGACGGCGGCGGACAGCGACCGGCTCACCGCCATGGTCCGGGGCGCCCGCGCCTACGAGGGGGAGTACGCCGCCATGGTGGCCGGGTACCTGGTGGAACCCGCGTACATCGAGGCCCACCCCGTCTTCCTCGCCGTGGACGGGCGCGGCACCCTGCTGGGCTTCTACTCCCTGCTGCTCGGCGGCGCCGAGCTGGATCTGATGTTCGTCGCCGACGGGGCCCAGGGGCTCGGCATCGGCCGTCGGCTGATCGTCCATATGCTCGGTGAGGCGCGCGCGGCGGGCCTCACCTCCGTGCGCGTGGTCTCGCACCCGCCGTCCGAGGGCTTCTACCGCAGTGTGGGCGCCGAGCGCGTCGGTGTCTCCCCGGCCCAGCCCCCCAAGGTCACCTGGGAACGGCCCGAGCTGGTCTTCCCCGTCCCCGCACCGGGCTGA